The Mytilus edulis chromosome 12, xbMytEdul2.2, whole genome shotgun sequence genome contains a region encoding:
- the LOC139498594 gene encoding uncharacterized protein isoform X2 has product MMGKLFSCFHRQKDRQEAYKRRRRRSSLGLLLRGDRNRCLQDMLPMATQLPDGRQAYIDYMTHDQMTETYNLIQTCAQEGQGFAVDEYPTEDEFREDIKGGDSFAIICDTTGEMIAGFILAISKFYRGSAGAVDPFLVVRSSERKRGIGEFIMNRVIEFSKYLNYQGIYVDTFSNNAALIRILDKVGGFTKVGYLPLGGLMKNGYAVSSIVYYKEISNSKVS; this is encoded by the exons ATGATGGGgaaattgttttcttgttttcatCGACAGAAAGACCGCCAGGAGGCTTACA AACGCCGTCGTAGACGATCGAGTTTAGGACTGTTGCTACGAGGGGACCGTAATCGGTGTCTACAAGATATGCTACCTATGGCAACTCAACTTCCAGACGGTCGACAAGCGTACATCGACTATATGACACATGACCAAATGACAGAAACATACAATCTTATACAGACATGCGCACAAGAAGGACAAGGGTTCGCAGTTGATGAATATCCTACAGAAGATGAGTTCAGAGAAGACATAAAAGGAGGGGATAGTTTTGCTATAATATGTGACACAACCGGTGAAATGATAGCAGGTTTTATCTTAGCCATTAGCAAATTTTATCGTGGATCGGCAGGAGCTGTAGACCCATTTCTTGTGGTCCGCAGTTCTGAACGGAAAAGGGGAATTGGTGAATTTATCATGAACAGAGTTATTGAGTTTTCCAAGTATTTAAACTATCAAGGAATTTATGTGGACACGTTTAGTAACAATGCTGCCTTAATTCGTATTTTGGACAAAGTTGGAGGATTCACCAAAGTTGGATATCTTCCATTAGGAGGATTAATGAAAAATGGTTATGCTGTGTCTTCCATAGTTTACTACAAAGAAATCTCTAATAGTAAAGTTAGCTGA
- the LOC139498594 gene encoding uncharacterized protein isoform X1, with the protein MSALKMKLSSMFRCLQEQDNDFSYKRRRRRSSLGLLLRGDRNRCLQDMLPMATQLPDGRQAYIDYMTHDQMTETYNLIQTCAQEGQGFAVDEYPTEDEFREDIKGGDSFAIICDTTGEMIAGFILAISKFYRGSAGAVDPFLVVRSSERKRGIGEFIMNRVIEFSKYLNYQGIYVDTFSNNAALIRILDKVGGFTKVGYLPLGGLMKNGYAVSSIVYYKEISNSKVS; encoded by the exons ATGTCGGCTCTAAAGATGAAGCTGTCCTCTATGTTTAGATGTTTACAGGAACAGGATAATGACTTTTCATACA AACGCCGTCGTAGACGATCGAGTTTAGGACTGTTGCTACGAGGGGACCGTAATCGGTGTCTACAAGATATGCTACCTATGGCAACTCAACTTCCAGACGGTCGACAAGCGTACATCGACTATATGACACATGACCAAATGACAGAAACATACAATCTTATACAGACATGCGCACAAGAAGGACAAGGGTTCGCAGTTGATGAATATCCTACAGAAGATGAGTTCAGAGAAGACATAAAAGGAGGGGATAGTTTTGCTATAATATGTGACACAACCGGTGAAATGATAGCAGGTTTTATCTTAGCCATTAGCAAATTTTATCGTGGATCGGCAGGAGCTGTAGACCCATTTCTTGTGGTCCGCAGTTCTGAACGGAAAAGGGGAATTGGTGAATTTATCATGAACAGAGTTATTGAGTTTTCCAAGTATTTAAACTATCAAGGAATTTATGTGGACACGTTTAGTAACAATGCTGCCTTAATTCGTATTTTGGACAAAGTTGGAGGATTCACCAAAGTTGGATATCTTCCATTAGGAGGATTAATGAAAAATGGTTATGCTGTGTCTTCCATAGTTTACTACAAAGAAATCTCTAATAGTAAAGTTAGCTGA
- the LOC139498593 gene encoding glutathione S-transferase A-like, with amino-acid sequence MSGRLLFWGSGSIPCWKPMLVLAEKGIDYESKQISFSEKGHKGPEVMAINPRGQVPTFKDGETVICESNAICFWLESMYSKQGTELIPSDPKEKAKVLQKAFESAENMQTKAMQGVLYYYMKTKEEDRKEETIKENLDNCRNELTVWDKYLGECGHDFVAGKQFTLADIFFFPFLAWAWRMSLDFNKFPNIKKYFESVKERPSVKATWPPHWNEGEAQPEKMAYLKSL; translated from the exons ATGTCTGGAAGGTTGTTATTCTGGGGCTCTGGTAGTATTCCTTGTTGGAAACCAATGCTTGTACTGGCAGAAAAAGGCATCGACTATGAATCAAAACAAATCAGTTTCAGTGAGAAAGGACACAAAGGACCAGAAGTAATGGCCATCAACCCCCGTGGACAG GTGCCAACATTTAAGGATGGAGAAACAGTTATCTGTGAATCTAATGCTATCTGCTTTTGGCTTGAG TCTATGTATTCAAAGCAGGGAACTGAACTGATACCATCTGATCCTAAAGAGAAAGCTAAAGTTCTGCAAAAGGCTTTTGAA tCGGCAGAGAATATGCAAACGAAAGCAATGCAAGGAGTTTTGTATTACTATATGAAAACAAAAGAAGAAGACAGGAAAGAG GAAACcataaaagaaaatttagacAATTGTAGAAATGAACTAACAGTTTGGGACAAATATCTAGGAGAG tgtggACATGACTTTGTTGCTGGTAAACAATTTACCTTAGCTGATATCTTCTTCTTTCCTTTCTTGGCTTGGGCTTGGAGAATGTCTCTTGATTTCAACAAATTTCCCaacataaagaaatattttgaaagtgtGAAGGAGAGACCAAGTGTAAAGGCTACATGGCCACCTCATTGGAATGAAGGAGAGGCACAACCAGAGAAAATGGCATACTTGAAGTCTTTATAG